Genomic segment of Patescibacteria group bacterium:
CCGTTAATGGAATATACACAATACTCAGTGGCCTAATATAATGATAAATGAAAAAAGAAAAAATTAAAATGTTAGCAATATGTAAACTGGGCATAGCCGCTAAACCATTGATTAAATAATCGGGAGAATAAACCTGGCCATGACTCGAGACATAGGCATAATATTGTTGATACATCGCACTCAAGACAGCGCGCATATGAGGTGAAGCCGGTGTGTCGTATAAAAATGGTCCAACCGCCGGAAACAACACATAACCCAGGCTACCAAGTAATAAAACAATGATGGTAGAGCAAAACATTAAGTGAAAGCCGCGTTTACTTTTTAAACTTAAAACTAAAAATGTACCCAAGAAGCAAAACTCAAATAATGTGGCATACCAGGGGGCAGTGTCAAACACCTTATCAACTAACGGGTGCCAAGATTCTAAAATACTACTAATTGGTGTCATCCATAAATCAACTTGATGAAACCAAGCATCATATAAAATATTCTGCCAAATACTAACATTGATTTTTAGATTAAAATGAATCACCAAGGTCAGATAAAACACTAACCACACACGCAAACTGAAGATAAAACTTTTATGAAGTGATGTCGTACGGTAGTACCACAGATAGTAAACTATAGCGAAAACGAATGAAGCAAACACAAAGCGTTCAAAAAAAATAAACTTTAAACCATCATCCCACCACCGTAGCGGCAAAGGGGATAGGGCAAAAACAATAGCCACCACCGTAAAGGTGATGGCTACGACCCACTCTTCTGGATATAAGTGGTGGAGAAACTTTTTTAGAGTCAGAGTGATTGCAC
This window contains:
- a CDS encoding phosphatase PAP2 family protein is translated as MPLRWWDDGLKFIFFERFVFASFVFAIVYYLWYYRTTSLHKSFIFSLRVWLVFYLTLVIHFNLKINVSIWQNILYDAWFHQVDLWMTPISSILESWHPLVDKVFDTAPWYATLFEFCFLGTFLVLSLKSKRGFHLMFCSTIIVLLLGSLGYVLFPAVGPFLYDTPASPHMRAVLSAMYQQYYAYVSSHGQVYSPDYLINGLAAMPSLHIANILIFSFFIYHYIRPLSIVYIPLTVFIFLEATYTKFHYWTDLMVGIPLAGLAIIITYWLYAIYDRALLPTRHHR